From Roseburia hominis, the proteins below share one genomic window:
- a CDS encoding VanZ family protein produces the protein MLALIFGFSSQNGETSGNLSSKISYKIVQIGDGLLGAHLSETELDIYAEKIEFPVRKLAHMTEYFLLALSIALPCHVHDLKGRSLFLTTFALCVLFAAGDEYHQSFVAGRGPSVRDVLIDSTGAALALICLHLLRHHIHFGISRPGKS, from the coding sequence ATGCTGGCGCTCATTTTCGGTTTCTCCTCCCAAAATGGAGAAACCTCAGGAAATTTAAGTTCTAAGATCAGCTATAAAATCGTCCAGATCGGCGATGGGCTCCTTGGTGCTCACCTGTCTGAAACAGAACTTGATATCTATGCAGAGAAAATAGAATTCCCCGTCCGCAAACTGGCGCACATGACCGAATACTTCCTGCTCGCCCTCTCCATAGCCCTTCCCTGCCATGTTCACGATTTGAAAGGACGCTCCCTGTTCCTTACCACATTCGCCCTCTGCGTCCTCTTCGCCGCCGGAGATGAGTATCACCAATCCTTCGTTGCCGGCCGCGGCCCCTCCGTCCGCGATGTCCTCATCGACAGCACCGGAGCCGCCCTTGCGCTCATCTGCCTCCATCTGCTCCGGCACCACATACATTTTGGAATATCCAGACCAGGTAAGTCCTAA
- a CDS encoding ABC transporter permease subunit: MKDSITNDRIKKYGMRIFAAVFWIGIWQIASKWLGQEILLASPVSVMQKLGNLVMIVDFWKSIWFSFARIVLGFLLALILGAGAAVLSSCLKVVRILLAPLITVIKSTPVASFIILCLIWIPSRNLSVFISFLMVLPVVYTNLLEGIGQTDRKLLEMADVFGVGPAKKICYIYLSQILPYLLTACRLALGLCWKAGVAAEVIGVPSGSIGEKLYHAKIYLNTPDLFAWTIVIIVISFLFEKCFLAGLTWLVKCVERR, translated from the coding sequence ATGAAGGATTCTATTACAAACGATAGAATAAAAAAATATGGAATGCGGATATTTGCGGCTGTATTCTGGATCGGAATCTGGCAGATCGCAAGTAAGTGGCTGGGACAGGAGATCCTTTTGGCGTCTCCTGTTTCTGTTATGCAAAAACTGGGGAATCTGGTGATGATAGTCGATTTTTGGAAATCGATCTGGTTCAGCTTTGCGCGGATCGTGTTGGGATTTTTGCTGGCCCTTATTTTGGGAGCAGGGGCGGCGGTTCTCTCCAGTTGTCTGAAGGTGGTGAGGATCTTGCTTGCGCCTTTAATCACGGTGATCAAATCCACTCCGGTAGCGTCCTTTATCATTTTGTGCCTGATCTGGATTCCCTCCCGGAATCTGTCCGTGTTTATTTCATTTCTTATGGTTCTTCCGGTGGTGTATACCAATTTGTTGGAAGGAATCGGGCAAACTGACAGGAAACTTCTGGAAATGGCAGACGTGTTTGGCGTGGGACCGGCGAAAAAGATATGCTATATTTACCTTTCTCAGATTCTGCCCTATCTTCTGACCGCCTGCCGCCTGGCGCTGGGACTTTGTTGGAAAGCCGGAGTAGCAGCCGAGGTGATCGGGGTTCCGTCAGGGTCTATCGGGGAGAAATTATATCATGCCAAGATTTATCTGAATACGCCGGATCTGTTTGCATGGACGATCGTGATCATTGTGATCAGCTTTTTGTTTGAAAAATGTTTTCTGGCGGGGCTTACCTGGCTGGTGAAGTGCGTGGAGCGGCGGTAG
- a CDS encoding DUF4097 family beta strand repeat-containing protein, whose product MKNKRLIWILSFISVGLGVAFMVAAWLLGGTPGFYFDRNGFHSANEALEDTVIEEEAKELDPFTSMELELESADLEIAVSDRFAISYCVDGTFGRPVVRVENGKLTFKEREDVRYWVVFGGFGRIGSKMDRSYFVKIEVPKGTALEDLKVESSNGTVKLASLEAERVSLENEYGDISLENLSGKRLKIKTDNGIVSAKQVHVDKVELENEYGRTEVEMLEGGQLQAESANGDFRVEELKMGRSEIINEYGDIQISRASGEKLAVEMENGNFSIGEVEASQVMAECEYGDVKLGLAKGMEEYSFNLGTEYGRIVLPDGAIEESAGDGMKFQSQNAGAYQISVKCENGDIVIR is encoded by the coding sequence GTGAAAAATAAGAGACTGATCTGGATACTTTCTTTTATTAGTGTTGGTTTGGGAGTCGCATTTATGGTTGCCGCATGGCTTTTGGGCGGTACGCCGGGATTCTATTTTGACAGGAATGGTTTTCATTCTGCGAATGAAGCGTTAGAAGATACAGTCATAGAGGAAGAAGCGAAGGAGCTTGATCCTTTTACCAGTATGGAGCTTGAATTAGAGAGTGCAGATCTGGAGATCGCGGTGTCGGACCGATTTGCGATTTCGTATTGCGTGGACGGAACGTTTGGAAGGCCCGTTGTCAGGGTGGAGAATGGAAAGCTGACATTTAAGGAAAGAGAGGACGTGCGCTATTGGGTAGTCTTTGGAGGCTTTGGCAGAATCGGGAGCAAGATGGACAGGTCGTATTTTGTAAAAATAGAGGTGCCGAAGGGGACTGCACTTGAAGATCTGAAGGTCGAATCATCAAACGGAACCGTGAAGCTGGCTTCGCTTGAAGCAGAGAGAGTCAGTCTGGAAAATGAGTACGGCGACATTTCTCTGGAAAATTTAAGTGGAAAGCGGCTTAAGATCAAGACAGATAATGGAATCGTGAGTGCGAAGCAGGTACATGTGGATAAAGTGGAGCTTGAGAATGAATATGGAAGGACAGAGGTTGAAATGCTGGAAGGCGGGCAGCTTCAGGCGGAGTCAGCGAACGGCGACTTCCGGGTCGAAGAGCTCAAGATGGGCCGGTCGGAGATCATAAATGAATATGGGGATATTCAGATTTCCCGGGCGTCAGGCGAAAAACTTGCGGTGGAGATGGAAAATGGCAATTTTTCGATCGGGGAAGTGGAGGCATCCCAGGTCATGGCGGAATGCGAGTACGGAGATGTGAAGCTGGGCTTGGCAAAAGGAATGGAGGAATATAGCTTCAATCTCGGGACGGAGTATGGCAGGATCGTGCTGCCGGACGGAGCGATCGAGGAAAGCGCCGGCGACGGCATGAAATTCCAGTCACAGAATGCCGGTGCATATCAAATTAGTGTGAAATGTGAAAATGGGGACATTGTGATTCGGTAG
- a CDS encoding ATP-binding cassette domain-containing protein produces the protein MDIRMNAIYKAFGDQQVMQDFSCCFPAGRTTCIMGESGCGKTTLLNILLGLCTPDAGTVEGVPKGNIAVVFQEDRLCENLSAAANIRLTAEKKISDRDLSDAFRAVNLKEAGHKPVRELSGGMRRRVAVLRAVLAGKECIVMDEPLKGLDEETRRLTAGYIREKTAGRTLIVVTHDSEEIALFGAEQVLRMES, from the coding sequence ATGGATATCCGAATGAATGCAATTTATAAAGCATTTGGTGATCAGCAGGTCATGCAGGATTTTTCCTGTTGTTTTCCGGCGGGAAGGACTACCTGTATCATGGGGGAGTCCGGCTGCGGAAAAACAACGCTGCTGAATATTCTGCTTGGATTATGTACGCCCGATGCGGGGACGGTGGAGGGCGTACCGAAGGGAAACATAGCGGTCGTATTTCAGGAGGACCGGCTCTGCGAGAATTTAAGCGCTGCGGCAAATATTCGTCTGACGGCGGAAAAGAAGATATCTGACCGGGATTTGAGCGACGCCTTTCGGGCAGTGAATCTGAAGGAGGCAGGGCATAAGCCGGTGCGGGAGCTGAGCGGCGGTATGCGCCGGAGGGTAGCGGTTCTGCGGGCAGTCCTGGCAGGAAAAGAGTGTATTGTGATGGACGAGCCTTTGAAGGGCCTGGACGAGGAGACGAGGCGGCTGACCGCAGGATATATCAGGGAGAAAACGGCGGGGAGAACGCTTATCGTTGTGACACATGATTCGGAAGAGATCGCACTTTTTGGAGCGGAGCAGGTGCTTAGAATGGAGAGTTAA
- a CDS encoding gamma carbonic anhydrase family protein yields MFCKNNIKIAETANVVKEAVLLGDVTIEEEATVLCYSALRGDHNRIVVGRGSNIQENCTIHVADDYPVIIGEGVTVGHNVILHGCRIGDHSLIGMGAILMDGVQIGRNCLIAAGSLLTKHTIVPDGSLVLGSPAKVKRELTEEEKAELVRSGLHYKKVGLYMRENGLTR; encoded by the coding sequence ATGTTTTGCAAGAATAATATAAAGATTGCCGAAACGGCAAATGTAGTGAAAGAGGCAGTCCTTCTTGGGGACGTGACCATAGAGGAGGAGGCCACGGTATTATGTTACAGTGCGCTTCGTGGAGATCATAATCGGATTGTGGTCGGCAGAGGCAGCAATATTCAGGAAAATTGTACGATTCATGTGGCGGACGATTACCCGGTCATCATCGGGGAGGGCGTTACGGTAGGGCACAATGTGATACTGCATGGCTGCCGTATCGGAGATCACAGTCTGATCGGAATGGGGGCTATTCTCATGGACGGCGTGCAGATTGGTAGGAATTGCCTGATAGCCGCGGGGAGTCTTTTGACGAAGCATACGATAGTCCCGGACGGCAGTCTGGTGCTGGGAAGTCCGGCGAAGGTAAAGAGAGAGCTTACAGAGGAGGAGAAGGCGGAACTTGTCCGCAGCGGGCTCCATTACAAAAAAGTAGGACTATATATGCGTGAAAATGGGTTGACGCGTTAA
- a CDS encoding ABC transporter substrate-binding protein, protein MKKRKLVASLLAACMCVSLLAGCGAGEEKKDTKEQTEQTGTVSEEKEEEKKPSEVINIGAMKGPTSMGMAQILDDENYQVSIVASPDEIVPMIVQGQVDIAAVPANLASVLYQKTEKQVSVLAVNTLGVLYLVENGETIQSVEDLKGKTIYASGKGATPEYALNSVLKAHGIDPASDVTIEYKSEHAEVVAALAADQSAVGLLPQPFVTTALTKNENLRVALDLNELWESGNDDGSRLVTGVVIARKEFLEERGEDVEIFLTAYEKSVEFVNKDVEAASEIIGAHDIVAKEVAVKAIPACSIVFIDGEEMQTMLSGYLGTLLEQNPQTIGGSKPDEGFYYKR, encoded by the coding sequence ATGAAAAAGAGAAAATTAGTGGCATCTCTTCTTGCCGCATGTATGTGTGTCAGTCTTCTGGCAGGCTGCGGCGCAGGGGAAGAGAAGAAGGATACGAAAGAGCAGACAGAGCAGACCGGGACGGTTTCGGAGGAGAAGGAAGAAGAAAAGAAGCCGTCTGAGGTGATAAATATCGGCGCCATGAAGGGACCGACATCCATGGGAATGGCTCAGATCTTAGATGATGAGAACTATCAAGTTTCTATTGTGGCGTCGCCTGACGAGATCGTGCCGATGATCGTTCAGGGACAGGTGGATATTGCAGCGGTTCCGGCAAATCTGGCGTCTGTTTTGTATCAGAAAACAGAAAAACAGGTAAGTGTGCTGGCTGTCAATACGCTGGGAGTATTGTATCTGGTCGAGAATGGTGAGACGATTCAGTCTGTGGAGGACTTAAAGGGGAAAACGATTTATGCCAGCGGTAAGGGCGCCACGCCGGAGTATGCGCTGAATTCTGTGCTTAAGGCACATGGAATCGATCCGGCATCAGACGTGACGATTGAGTATAAGTCAGAACACGCAGAGGTAGTGGCAGCGCTGGCAGCGGATCAGAGTGCAGTGGGACTTTTGCCGCAGCCTTTTGTGACGACGGCGCTGACGAAGAATGAGAACCTTCGGGTGGCGCTCGACTTAAATGAGCTTTGGGAGAGTGGAAATGACGATGGCAGTCGTCTTGTGACAGGCGTCGTCATTGCGAGAAAGGAATTTCTTGAGGAGCGCGGAGAAGATGTGGAGATTTTCCTTACGGCGTATGAGAAGTCCGTGGAGTTCGTAAATAAAGACGTGGAGGCGGCTTCTGAGATCATCGGAGCGCATGATATTGTGGCAAAGGAAGTTGCAGTGAAGGCGATTCCTGCGTGCAGCATTGTGTTCATAGACGGAGAGGAAATGCAGACCATGCTTTCCGGATATCTGGGCACGCTGCTGGAACAGAACCCGCAGACAATCGGAGGAAGTAAGCCAGATGAAGGATTCTATTACAAACGATAG
- the proC gene encoding pyrroline-5-carboxylate reductase, whose protein sequence is MKLGFIGCGNMAGAMMGGIIANGIFKPEEIIGSDVFPQGREHVQKTYGIHVTESNKEVVEKAEVVVLSVKPQFYETVIADIRDVVRPEQIIITIAPGKTLSWLKGQFAKEVKIVRTMPNTPAMVSEGMTGAVPNEYMTKDEVDYVCRILSGFGRVEIITEQLMDVVVSVSGSSPAYVFIFIEAMADAAVAEGMPRNLAYEFAAQAVLGSAKMVLATRKHPGELKDMVCSPGGTTIEAVRVLEDRGLRSAVFEAMEACTRVAKGM, encoded by the coding sequence ATGAAGTTGGGATTTATCGGATGTGGTAATATGGCAGGCGCAATGATGGGCGGTATCATTGCAAATGGTATTTTTAAGCCGGAGGAGATCATCGGATCAGATGTATTTCCGCAGGGAAGAGAACATGTTCAGAAAACTTATGGGATCCATGTGACTGAGAGTAATAAAGAAGTTGTAGAAAAAGCGGAGGTCGTGGTACTTTCTGTGAAGCCGCAGTTTTATGAGACTGTTATTGCCGATATCAGAGACGTAGTAAGACCGGAGCAGATTATCATCACGATTGCGCCGGGCAAGACCCTTAGCTGGCTTAAAGGACAGTTCGCAAAAGAGGTAAAGATCGTGCGCACGATGCCGAATACACCGGCTATGGTGAGTGAAGGTATGACCGGAGCAGTGCCGAATGAGTACATGACGAAGGATGAGGTTGATTATGTATGCCGCATTCTTTCCGGTTTTGGACGGGTAGAGATTATTACGGAGCAGCTTATGGATGTGGTAGTATCTGTAAGTGGAAGCTCTCCGGCCTATGTATTCATTTTTATCGAGGCTATGGCTGATGCGGCGGTTGCGGAAGGAATGCCTCGTAATCTGGCATATGAGTTTGCAGCGCAGGCGGTTCTGGGAAGTGCGAAGATGGTACTGGCTACCAGGAAGCATCCGGGTGAGCTGAAGGATATGGTATGTTCACCGGGCGGAACGACGATCGAGGCTGTGCGGGTGCTGGAAGACAGAGGACTTAGAAGTGCGGTATTTGAGGCGATGGAAGCATGCACCAGGGTTGCAAAAGGAATGTAA
- a CDS encoding ARMT1-like domain-containing protein, giving the protein MRASARCISCIVAKQEKMIRDFSDENKKSEYMHQVLEILYKYGQSESSPQLAEKIDCLQRDFWGELNDYTEMKRKYNRLLLEKEEEIEKQIQKSMKECIKYVCAGNYIDFSAVENVNEHTFEQLLEKAGQEKISEEEYACFLQDLEKAERLVYLTDNCGEIVLDKLFIKCIKERYPKLQITVIVRGESVLNDATLVDAREVGLDELVPCIGNGNAAPGTVLEYLSEEARQALLAADVVLAKGQGNFESLYGEGMNPYYLFLCKCELFVQRFGLEQYASVFLKEERMRIGQTVEA; this is encoded by the coding sequence ATGCGTGCAAGTGCAAGGTGTATCTCTTGTATTGTAGCAAAACAGGAGAAAATGATAAGAGATTTTTCAGATGAAAATAAAAAATCAGAGTACATGCATCAGGTACTGGAAATTTTATATAAATATGGTCAAAGTGAGTCATCTCCGCAGCTTGCCGAGAAGATTGATTGTTTGCAGAGGGATTTTTGGGGAGAGCTTAACGATTATACAGAGATGAAACGAAAATACAATCGGCTGTTGCTGGAAAAGGAAGAGGAAATCGAGAAGCAGATACAGAAATCGATGAAAGAATGTATTAAATATGTGTGTGCGGGAAACTACATTGACTTTTCAGCCGTGGAAAATGTCAATGAGCATACGTTTGAACAATTATTGGAAAAAGCAGGGCAGGAGAAAATTTCGGAGGAGGAATATGCCTGTTTTCTGCAGGACTTGGAAAAGGCGGAACGGTTGGTCTATTTGACGGATAACTGTGGAGAAATCGTTTTGGACAAGTTGTTTATTAAATGTATTAAAGAGAGGTATCCAAAGCTCCAGATTACCGTGATCGTCAGGGGGGAAAGTGTTCTGAACGATGCGACCCTTGTGGACGCCCGGGAGGTGGGGCTTGACGAGCTTGTTCCCTGTATAGGAAACGGAAACGCCGCACCGGGAACTGTTCTGGAATATTTAAGTGAAGAGGCGAGACAGGCCCTACTTGCGGCTGATGTGGTCCTCGCAAAAGGACAGGGGAATTTTGAAAGTTTGTACGGGGAAGGTATGAATCCCTATTATTTATTCCTATGTAAATGTGAATTGTTTGTTCAACGATTCGGGCTGGAGCAGTATGCATCGGTATTTCTGAAGGAAGAAAGGATGCGGATCGGGCAGACAGTGGAAGCATAG
- a CDS encoding DUF1700 domain-containing protein produces the protein MNREEYMKSLSRRLKRLPKEDFEKAMAYYEEYFDDAGPENEQQAIEDLGTPEMAADQLIREFALENAKEPPASVKKGLSAVWVGVLAVFAVPVGVPLALAVVVLLLALVIVVGALIFSVWITAFALMVCSVPCILLSFYQMTVAFADGIGTLGAGLVSLGVGVWVVFGSMALSKWFLNVVTRMFGKLVGGKKREK, from the coding sequence ATGAATAGAGAAGAATATATGAAGAGCCTTTCCCGGAGGCTCAAGCGCCTTCCGAAAGAGGACTTTGAGAAGGCGATGGCATATTACGAAGAGTATTTTGATGATGCCGGACCGGAGAATGAGCAGCAGGCGATCGAAGATCTTGGGACGCCGGAGATGGCGGCAGACCAGTTGATCCGGGAATTTGCACTGGAGAATGCAAAGGAGCCGCCGGCAAGTGTGAAGAAAGGGCTCTCGGCGGTATGGGTGGGCGTTCTCGCCGTGTTTGCGGTGCCGGTCGGGGTGCCGCTGGCTCTGGCCGTTGTCGTTCTTCTTTTGGCGCTGGTAATCGTAGTGGGGGCTTTGATCTTCAGCGTGTGGATCACGGCATTTGCGCTGATGGTATGCTCGGTGCCCTGCATTTTGCTGAGCTTTTACCAGATGACTGTTGCGTTTGCAGACGGAATCGGCACCCTGGGGGCCGGGCTTGTGAGTCTGGGTGTAGGGGTCTGGGTAGTGTTCGGCAGCATGGCGCTCAGTAAATGGTTTTTAAATGTAGTTACCCGTATGTTTGGCAAACTGGTAGGAGGAAAGAAACGTGAAAAATAA
- a CDS encoding DMT family transporter has product MEKSENKGLISVHLAVLLFGVVGLFAKLVDLPAVIIVLWRVIFSSAFLWCFLFFRKQKIRLCYRKDYYLMIGAGVILAVHWTSYMQAIQSSTVAVGILAFSTFPLFVTFMEPLVFHEKLRGFDLACAVGMLLGVVLIVPEFELGNSMTQGVLWGVLSAFTYAVLSLMNRGFTKTYQAAVVSFYEQISASVVLLPTMFLLRPVMTGKDLAVLMVLGVVFTALAHSLFINGLKTVRVQTAGIISGLESVYGIVSAFLFLGEIPGRREMIGGIVILGVAFLSTVKNGEK; this is encoded by the coding sequence ATGGAGAAAAGTGAGAATAAAGGACTGATATCCGTACATTTAGCGGTACTATTATTTGGGGTAGTCGGTCTGTTTGCCAAATTAGTGGACTTGCCGGCGGTCATTATCGTATTGTGGAGGGTGATATTTTCCTCCGCGTTTTTGTGGTGTTTTCTGTTTTTCAGGAAACAGAAGATCCGGCTTTGCTACAGGAAGGATTATTATCTGATGATAGGAGCCGGGGTGATCCTGGCGGTTCATTGGACCAGTTATATGCAGGCGATCCAGAGCTCGACGGTAGCGGTGGGAATCCTGGCATTTTCGACCTTCCCGCTATTTGTTACTTTTATGGAGCCTTTGGTGTTCCATGAGAAATTGCGGGGCTTTGACCTTGCGTGTGCGGTGGGAATGCTTTTGGGAGTGGTTCTTATCGTGCCTGAATTTGAACTTGGAAATTCGATGACACAGGGAGTGCTGTGGGGCGTTCTGAGTGCATTTACCTATGCGGTATTGTCGCTGATGAATCGGGGATTTACCAAGACTTATCAGGCGGCAGTGGTTTCATTTTATGAGCAGATCAGCGCCTCTGTCGTACTGTTGCCGACCATGTTTCTGCTGAGACCGGTAATGACAGGGAAGGACTTGGCGGTGCTGATGGTTTTGGGTGTGGTATTTACGGCTCTGGCGCATTCGCTGTTTATTAATGGACTTAAGACAGTGAGGGTGCAGACTGCCGGGATCATTTCCGGTCTGGAATCGGTGTATGGAATCGTGAGCGCGTTTCTGTTCCTGGGGGAGATACCGGGGAGGCGCGAGATGATAGGAGGGATCGTAATCCTGGGGGTGGCGTTTCTCTCTACGGTGAAGAATGGAGAGAAGTAA
- a CDS encoding GntR family transcriptional regulator — MEPKKTSLADQAYAIIKQNILNLTYPPGMPLTEAKLTQELGMSRNPVRTALKMLQAEGLIVSDFYRSMRVKEISDKDIRNIYQLRELLEGAAFKQIFDSGRAEEYSYRIEEKLVHMCAVSGDPYAWEMADTNMHLEIVSIFDNERITRFYESNLSELIRIGLYSIKGGMHIDSTNANLKKMVKYMRKNDFEHAFDILVEDHFMIGKDSALKEERT; from the coding sequence ATGGAACCAAAAAAGACCTCTCTCGCCGACCAGGCATACGCGATTATCAAACAGAATATTCTGAATCTGACCTATCCGCCCGGAATGCCGCTTACCGAAGCCAAGCTCACTCAGGAGCTGGGCATGAGCCGTAATCCGGTGCGCACTGCTCTTAAGATGCTTCAGGCCGAGGGACTGATCGTCAGTGATTTTTACCGTTCTATGAGAGTAAAAGAAATCTCCGACAAAGATATCCGGAACATCTATCAGTTACGCGAACTTTTAGAAGGAGCCGCCTTCAAACAAATCTTTGACAGCGGCAGAGCCGAAGAATACTCCTATCGTATCGAGGAAAAGCTCGTTCACATGTGTGCGGTATCCGGCGACCCCTACGCCTGGGAGATGGCAGATACTAACATGCATCTGGAAATCGTAAGCATTTTCGATAACGAGCGGATCACCAGATTTTACGAATCCAATTTATCCGAACTGATTCGAATCGGACTTTATTCCATAAAGGGCGGCATGCATATCGATTCCACGAATGCCAACCTGAAAAAAATGGTCAAATACATGCGCAAAAATGATTTTGAACATGCATTTGACATTTTAGTAGAAGATCATTTTATGATAGGAAAGGACAGCGCTCTGAAAGAAGAGCGCACCTAA
- a CDS encoding helix-turn-helix domain-containing protein, with amino-acid sequence MAGKPSVKNRIVDAAWKLFYEKGYDDTTVEDIIKLSDTSKGSFYYYFGSKDALLDTLATILDEKYVEMEKELEKQPEMDSFDKLMYLNYHSHLFMETKIDMSLLASLYSTQLIAKGARNLLDQNRTYYKLVNRIVEEGQRRGQIGREKSVWEITRYYSICERALVSDWCLNRGEYSLAEYSREYMPILMEHFRVGKEA; translated from the coding sequence ATGGCTGGGAAACCAAGTGTGAAGAATAGAATTGTAGATGCAGCATGGAAATTGTTTTACGAAAAAGGATATGATGATACGACGGTGGAGGATATTATCAAACTGTCTGATACGTCAAAGGGGTCTTTTTATTATTATTTCGGCAGCAAGGATGCTCTGCTTGATACGCTTGCCACGATTTTGGATGAGAAGTATGTCGAGATGGAGAAGGAGCTTGAAAAACAGCCGGAGATGGATAGTTTTGATAAGTTGATGTATCTGAATTATCATTCACATTTGTTCATGGAGACGAAGATCGATATGTCACTTCTGGCCTCCTTATATTCTACCCAGTTGATTGCGAAGGGAGCGAGAAATCTGCTGGATCAGAACCGGACCTACTACAAACTGGTGAACCGGATCGTGGAAGAGGGACAGAGACGCGGCCAGATCGGCAGGGAAAAATCGGTGTGGGAGATCACCAGGTATTATTCTATTTGTGAGCGGGCACTGGTCTCGGATTGGTGTTTGAATCGGGGAGAGTATTCGCTGGCGGAGTACAGCAGGGAATATATGCCGATTCTGATGGAGCATTTTCGGGTCGGGAAAGAGGCGTAA
- a CDS encoding peptidylprolyl isomerase codes for MANPIVTFEMENGDVMKAELYPEIAPNTVNNFISLVKKGFYDGLIFHRVIRGFMIQGGCPDGTGMGGPGYSIKGEFRQNGFANQLKHEPGVLSMARAMHPDSAGSQFFIMHETSPHLDGAYAAFGQVTEGMDVVNKIAETATDFRDRPLEDQRMKKVTVETFGEEYPEPETV; via the coding sequence ATGGCAAATCCAATTGTAACATTTGAAATGGAAAACGGCGATGTGATGAAAGCAGAGCTGTATCCGGAAATTGCACCGAACACAGTAAATAATTTTATTTCTTTGGTGAAGAAAGGATTTTATGATGGACTCATTTTCCATCGCGTTATTCGTGGGTTCATGATTCAGGGAGGCTGCCCTGACGGAACCGGAATGGGTGGACCGGGATATTCGATCAAAGGGGAATTCCGTCAGAATGGGTTCGCAAATCAGCTTAAGCATGAGCCGGGCGTGCTTTCTATGGCACGGGCGATGCACCCGGATTCCGCGGGATCCCAGTTCTTTATCATGCATGAGACTTCTCCTCATCTGGATGGAGCATATGCTGCGTTCGGACAGGTGACTGAGGGAATGGATGTGGTAAATAAGATCGCAGAGACGGCCACAGATTTCAGGGACAGGCCGCTTGAGGATCAGAGGATGAAGAAGGTTACGGTTGAGACTTTTGGGGAGGAGTATCCGGAGCCGGAGACTGTGTAA
- a CDS encoding PadR family transcriptional regulator, translating into MIFPMNAPMFDLLVLAIAAKEDAYGYQISQVVKTVASTKDSTLYPVLKRLQEQGFLSVYDQPFQGRNRRYYRITDSGREHYKMLAQEWSAYKASVDEIVKGEGQNE; encoded by the coding sequence ATGATTTTTCCTATGAATGCCCCTATGTTCGACCTCCTGGTGCTGGCTATTGCGGCTAAGGAAGATGCCTACGGTTACCAGATCAGTCAGGTGGTCAAGACGGTGGCAAGTACCAAAGATTCTACGCTCTATCCCGTGCTGAAGCGTTTGCAGGAGCAAGGGTTCCTGTCGGTTTACGATCAGCCATTCCAGGGAAGAAACAGGCGATATTATAGAATTACGGACAGCGGGCGCGAGCATTATAAGATGCTGGCACAGGAGTGGAGTGCTTATAAGGCTTCCGTAGACGAGATCGTGAAAGGAGAAGGTCAGAATGAATAG